AAAAAGATGAAATTTATAGTAAGCTTGATTTTACTGATGAGGATGGAATTAGAGCTGGAGAGCTTGAAGCAGAATTTTCAGAGCTTGGAGGATACGAGGCTGAATCTGATGCAGCGGTTCTTCTTAAAGGTCTTGGAATAGATGAGGCAATTCATAATAATTTAATGGGTGATGTTGAAGGGGCTTTAAAAGTTAGGGTTCTTTTGGCTCAAGCACTTTTTGGTGATCCCGATGTATTACTTCTTGATGAGCCTACTAATAACCTTGATCTACAATCTATTAAATGGTTAGAAGAGTTTTTAATTAATTTTGAAAATACAGTTATTGTTGTATCTCACGATAGACATTTTTTAAATCAAGTTTGTACTCATATTGTTGACATTGATTATGGCAAGATTCAAGTGTATCTTGGAAATTATGATTTTTGGTATGAAACAAGTCAGATTTTAAACAAGCAACTAAAAGATGCTAAAAAGCGATCTGAAGATAAAATTGCTGAACTTAAGACATTTATTCAAAGATTTTCTAGTAATGCATCTAAGTCTAAGCAAGCAACATCAAGGAAAAAGTTGATTGAAAAAATAAAGGTTGAAGATTTAAAGCCTTCTTCAAGGAAGTTCCCTTATGTTAATTTCAAAAGCGAAAGAGAACTTGGCAAGAATGTTCTTACAATTAAAAATTTAATAAAAGAATTTGAAGGGAATTTAATTTTAAATAAATTTAGTATTATTGTTGAACCTCAGCAAAAGATTGTTTTTTTGGGAAATCCCATGTTTGCAACTTTTTTGTTTGATATTATTACAAATGAAGATAGAAATTATAAAGGTCATTATGAATGGGGATCTACCGTTAATTTTTCGTATTTTAATAAAGATAATGGAAAATATTTTGATTTAGATTTAAATTTAGTCGATTGGTTACGTCAGTATTCAAAAGAACAAGATGAAACTTATATTAGAGGATTTTTAGGTCGAATGCTTTTCAGCCAAGATGAAGCTTTAAAAAAGGTAAATGTTCTCTCAGGGGGAGAAAAAGTAAGATGCATGCTTGCTAAGGCTATGCTTAGCGGAGCTAATGTTTTAATACTGGACCAACCCACAAATCACTTAGATCTTGAGGCAATTACATCTTTAAATTCCGGGCTTAAAGAGTTTAAAGGAGTTGTTCTTTTTACATCACATGATCATCAATTTATAGATACTGTTGCTAATAGGATTATAGAGTTTACTCCTAACGGAATAATTGATCGATATATGACTTTTTCTGAGTATGTTGATGATGCTAAGATTAGGGATCTGAGAAATAATCTTTATGGCAATAATGCTGGTTTTAGGCTTTAGTAGCAGTTTTTTAGAAACTCAAAAGGTTTTTTATTTTGAGAGGTCTACTTTTCATATTTGTGTTTTCAGCTTCTTTTTTAAGGCTTTATTCTGATATTAATTTATATTTTCAAAAAGCATTAACTGGCAAAGTTGCAGGCAATCCAATTATTGATGAAAAACGTGACACTATTACAGTTTTAACAAAAGATAGATGGTTGACTACTTATACAATGTCATTTGAGAAGAAATATTCTTATAGATTAAATAGAATGCCATATCCTTTTCTTTTGAAAGATTTTGATAATGGGTATTATGTTATTACAGTTAGAAATGAAGTTCAAAAGATCAGAAGAGGAAAACTCGTTTGGAAGTATAAGCTTGATTTTTCACCTTTGAGCTCTCCTGCAATAGGAAATGTTAACATCCTAATTCCTCTTGCTAATGAAAAGGTTGTTTCTATTGATTTAAATAGCGGTAAAAAAATGTTTGAGGTTGACATAGGTGGTAGGCCTGCTACTTCTCCTGTAGTTTTTGATAATGGGGATTTTTGTATTGCAAGTGAAAATGATGAAATATTTTTGTTTGATTCTTTGGGTAATAAGAAATGGTTTTTCAGATTAGTTGCTTTCCCTTTTTTGTTAATGATAAATACAAAAAAAGAGGTAGTTGTTGGACATAAGTCAGGGCATATTGTTGCTTATGGAAGAGATTTTGGGGAAGTTATTAGCTCTATTAAGTTGGATTTTCCTATTAATTTTTTGTTTGAAAAGTTTAATGGTGAATATGTCGCAATTTCAAATGTTGGTATGTTTTTTGATTTGAATAGAAACTTTAAGCTTAAATTTAAAAAAAAAATGAACTTTGAGATTGAGAAAGCTGTTCTTTATAATAATAGAAATCTTTTAATTTCAACCAAATCAAATGGAATTTTGTCTTTTGAAGAGGATTTTGATATATCTTTTTCAGATGCTAAACTTAAGGGCTTGTCAGGACTTAGTGCTAATTCAGGTATTATTGTCTTAGGGGGAGATGATTGGGTTCTTAGTACTTATTATTACGAATACGACAGAGAGCTTGATGTTAGCGTTTGGAACCATTTTGGAGGTAATAAATATAATCAAGGCAGAATAGATTTAAAAGAAAAGCGTTTTGTAGATTATGATAAAAATTATTTACTTCTTGAAGAGATCCTTAATTCTAATTATAGTGATGCTGCTTATAATAAATTTTTAGAGATTTTAGATTTTCTTGCAGCTGAACATGGAAATTTTCCCGCAAAATATTTAAATTTATATGAAAAAGCTTTTAATGTGTGGCTTTTGTCAGAAAAGAGGTTTGATAGAATTGCTTCAAGAGGCAAGCTTTATAGATATTTTGTATATGTTAATGATAAAGCTGCAATTAAGAGTTTTATTAATTTGGCAATTAGAGAGAGAGATATTAATAATATAATTACCATAGTCAAAACTATTACTAAATTTGAAAGTTATTATGGGCAAGATTGTATTATATACAATTACATCCAAAATATAGTGTTAAATTATCAGGGTAATTTGGAAATAGCTTATTCTGTGATTTTAAATTTGAGAAATATAATTTTAAATTCAACAGCCGAACTTCTTAAACTTTGTAAGCATAAGTATATAAAGTTATTAATGTTTATGAGGCGTCAAAATTTTTCTGAAAATATTAACAAGCACATTAATGAAATTATTTCAAGCATTCAAGATATTTCAAGTCCCCAAGATTGAATTAGCTGTTTTGCATATAAATCCGATTGTGTTAAAATTAGGTTTAAATTGGTGAATTTAGTTGGTAAGGTAGATTATAATTAAATTTATAGGAGAATTTCTTTTATGAAAAAAATGTTACTAATCTTTAGTTTTTTTCTTATTTTCTTGAATGGATTTCCTGTTAGTGCAAGAGAAGTTGATAGGGAAAAATTAAAGGACTTTGTTAATATGGATCTTGAGTTTGTAAATTATAAAGGCCCTTATGATTCTACAAATACATATGAACAAATAGTGGGTATTGGGGAGTTTTTAGCAAGACCGTTGACCAATTCCAATAGCAACTCAAGTTATTATGGTAAATATTTTATTAATAGATTTATTGATGATCAAGATAAAAAAGCAAGCGTTGATGTTTTTTCTATTGGTAGTAAGTCAGAGCTTGACAGTATATTGAATTTAAGAAGAATTCTTACAGGGTATTTAATAAAGTCTTTCGATTATGACAGGTCTAGTGCAGAATTAATTGCTAAGGTTATTACAATATATAATGCTGTTTATAGAGGAGATTTGGATTATTATAAAGGGTTTTATATTGAGGCTGCTTTAAAGTCTTTAAGTAAAGAAAATGCAGGTCTTTCTAGGGTTTATAGTCAGTGGGCTGGAAAGACACAAATATTTATTCCTCTTAAAAAGGATATTTTGTCTGGAAATATTGAGTCTGACATTGATATTGACAGTTTAGTTACAGATAAGGTGGTGGCAGCTCTTTTAAGTGAAAATGAAGCAGGTGTTAACTTTGCAAGAGATATTACAGATATTCAAGGCGAAACTCATAAGGCAGATCAAGATAAAATTGATATTGAATTAGACAATATTCATGAAAGTGATTCCAATATAACAGAAACTATTGAAAATTTAAGGGATCAGCTTGAAAAAGCTACAGATGAAGAGCATAAAAAAGAGATTGAAAGTCAGGTTGATGCTAAAAAGAAACAAAAGGAAGAGCTAGATAAAAAGGCAATAAATCTTGATAAAGCTCAGCAAAAATTAGATTCTGCTGAAGATAATTTAGATGTTCAAAGAAATACTGTTAGAGAGAAAATTCAAGAGGATATTAACGAAATTAACAAGGAAAAGAATTTACCAAAGCCTGGTGATGTAAGTTCTCCTAAAGTTGATAAGCAACTACAAATAAAAGAGAGCCTGGAAGATTTGCAGGAGCAGCTTAAAGAAACTGGTGATGAAAATCAGAAAAGAGAAATTGAAAAGCAAATTGAAATCAAAAAAAGTGATGAAAAGCTTTTAAAAAGTAAAGATGATAAAGCAAGTAAAGATGGTAAAGCCTTGGATCTTGATCGAGAATTAAATTCTAAAGCTTCTAGCAAAGAAAAAAGTAAAGCCAAGGAAGAAGAAATAACCAAGGGTAAGTCACAGAAAAGCTTAGGCGATTTGAATAATGATGAAAATCTTATGATGCCAGAAGATCAAAAATTACCTGAGGTTAAAAAATTAGATAGCAAAAAAGAATTTAAACCTGTTTCTGAGGTTGAGAAATTAGATAAGATTTTCAAGTCTAATAACAATGTTGGAGAATTATCACCGTTAGATAAATCTTCTTATAAAGACATTGATTCAAAAGAGGAGACAGTTAATAAAGATGTTAATTTGCAAAAGACTAAGCCTCAGGTTAAAGACCAAGTTACTTCTTTGAATGAAGATTTGACTACTATGTCTATAGATTCCAGTAGTCCTGTATTTTTAGAGGTTATTGATCCAATTACAAATTTAGGAACTCTTCAACTTATTGATTTAAATACTGGTGTTAGGCTTAAAGAAAGCACTCAGCAAGGCATTCAGCGGTATGGAATTTATGAACGTGAAAAAGATTTGGTTGTTATTAAAATGGATTCAGGAAAAGCTAAGCTTCAGATACTTGATAAACTTGAAAATTTAAAAGTGGTATCAGAGTCTAATTTTGAGATTAATAAAAATTCATCTCTTTATGTTGATTCTAAAATGATTTTAGTAGCTGTTAGGGATAAAGATAGTAGTAATGATTGGAGATTGGCCAAATTTTCTCCTAAAAATTTAGATGAGTTTATTCTTTCAGAGAATAAAATTATGCCTTTTACTAGCTTTTCTGTGAGAAAAAATTTTATTTATTTGCAAGATGAGTTTAAAAGTCTAGTTATTTTAGATGTAAATACTTTAAAGAAAGTTAAGTAACTTTACAGTTAGATTTAATTTGTATAAATCGTTAAAAAACCAAAAAAGCTAAAAACAAAAGTTTTTAGCTTTTTTAATATTTTTTCGGGATGGTGGGATTCGAACTCACGATCCCCTGCTCCCAAAGCAGGTGCCTTAGCCACTAGGCCACATCCCGAATGAAGCGCACCAATTAGGACTCGAACCTAAAACCTACAGATTAGAAGTCTGTTGCTCTATCCAATTGAGCTATTGGTGCATTTAAAATTCTAATGATGAGTATATCATTTTGAAAAATCCTTGTCAATAAAGTCTAGATACCTTTACTTTGTATATTTTTTATTTTTGTTTTGTGTTTATAATGTTTTATAATTTTTTTATGATTAATCTTGATTTGATTGTTGATGAAACTTTATTTAGATATCCTGATGTTAAACCTTTTTTAAATTATAAAAACAATTATGAACTTTTAATAATGGTTATTTTAAGTGCAAGAACAACAGATAATTTGGTGAATAAAATTTCTCCATACCTTTTTGAAAGGTACGAGAATTTTGAAAGTTTATCAAGAGCAAATGTGAGAGATGTTGAAAAATTAATTTATAAGACTGGTTTTTATTCAAGAAAGGCTAAAAATATTGTGAATTGCTCTATTGATATTTTAGAAAAATTTAATGGTGTTATTCCAAATAATATTTTTGATCTTATTAAGCTACCTGGAGTAGGTCGAAAAACGGCAAATGTTATTCTTGGATCTGTTTACAATAAACCCGCAATTATTGTAGATACTCATTTTAGTAGAGTTATTACAAGACATGCTCTTTCTTTGGAAAGTTCTCCTATTAAGATTGAATTGGATCTAAAAAGAAGAATAAAGCCTTGTAAGCAGTATAGATTTTCTATGGCTATTAATAAGCATGCAAGAGAAATTTGTACTTCTAGAAATGTAAATTGTGATAATTGTTTTTTAGAAAAATTTGCTCCAAGAGTTTGTTAATTTTTTATTTAAGATGATATTAAATGTTTCATTTTTTTTCTTAGCTTAAAATTTATAATTGCTAGTATTATGTTTATGCCTATTAATATGAGTAAGGGATTGATCCATATCCATAGATATTTATTGCCCATTTGCATATAGTTGAGCAGTTCTCCAAGACTGGGATATAGATTTTTATCTTGTTTTTGTAAAAAACTTACTACTTCAAAAGTAGTAAGACTTCTTCCCATTTGTAATGGGATTATAGATGATATTGATGAGAATACTTCTGGAAAAATATGATACAATATTATTCTAATTTTGCTTGCTCCCATAGCTTCGCTGGCTTTAATATAATCTAAATTTTTTATTATTAATGTATTGTTTCTTGCAATAAAAGCAAATCTAATCCATCCATGAATCAATGCTAATAGTGTTGCTGTTTGAAGCATATTGTAAGTTTTTTGTTTTAAAAAGTAATAAAAAACTAAAGACACAACGTAAAAAAAAGGTAATGTTTGCAATGTTTCAATTGGTTTTGAAATCAGCATGCAAATTTCAAAACTAAACATGCCAATGATTGTTCCAATAAAGATTCCAATTATTGCAGAAATTGTTGCGTAGCTTAGTGAAAGTAAAATAGAGTTTCTGGTTGCAATTATTAATCTTGCCATAATATCTCTTCCCATTTTGTCGATTCCTAATGGGTTGTCTTTTGTGGGTGGCATAGGTACATTTTTAATAGATTTTAAATAGACTTTATTTGGATCTTTTTTATAGATTGCAATTTTTGAATTTTCATTAACCAATGACGGAGTAATAATTAGCAACACAATAAATATATTAAAGAGTACGATATAAATTTTTTTTATTATTGTATCTGTTTTCATTAGTTTAGAGTGTCCTTATATGGGTTAATTTTGTAAATTAGTATATCTGTTATTATATTTGGAATAAGCATAATGAAAACGCCAATAAAAATCAAATCTTTAGAAATAGCATAATCGTTAAATTTCAAAGCATTTAAATATAAGGCCCCAATTCCATCAATTTCAAACATTGATTCAATCATTGATGCTCCAAAAAAAGCTGTTGTAATAATAGGTCTCATGTTTGTGAGTAATGGTGTTATTGATGGAATTAATGCATGTTTTAAGATTATTTGCAATTTATTTATTCCTCTTGATTTTGCAGCTTTTATGTAAAATTCTGATAAAGTTTTGTCAAGAGATTGTTTAAAAATTACAGAATTAAATATGAAGAATGAAAAAAACCATGCAAATCCACCCATTATTAAATTTTTTGGATTTAAATTAAGGTAATATATTAAAGACAGTATTAAAAATACTGTTAAGTTTCTTGGCATGGAGTGGAGCAATAGCATTAAATATTCTAGAATATTATTTATTAGATTATTTTTTATGTAAATTTTCCAAATTATAATAAGGATTATTGCCGCAATATAAGAGAGTAGGGCGCCTGGAATTGAGATTTTTAAAGTATTAAATATTTTTTGAAAAATTATTTTAGTAGTTGGCTTTCCTTTGCTCAGCAGAGAGTATCGATGATCGCCCCACAGCATTCCTTCATTTTTTGTTTTGTATATTATATATGAATTGCCAGCTATATGCTTCAAAAAGCAATCTTTTTCTAATTTTGATTTAGGGTTAAAGTCATGTATCAGGGCATATCTTTCTATACTTTTATATACTCCAATGTATTGTAAGTAATTTTTTATGACATTTGTTTTAACAAAAGGAGTATACTGTTGTTCATTTGAAAAAAGATTTACTAACGATACGCAAAAAAATGATGCACAAATTAAATTAATTAATAAATATATTGTATTTTTAAAAATAAATATTTTCAATAAAGACTAATCCTTAGAGTTGTTGGAAGCAAGTTTATTGATTTTTGTAATTTTCTTGGTTTGGATAATGCAGCTTGATAAAAAATAATAAATTAAACCTATTGCTATTGATATAAGGTAAAAATTTTGATTCTTGGAAAGGGGTTTTTGTAAGGTTAATATTTGCCCTTGGTTATATTGATCTTTATTATTGTTGGTTTTTATTACTGTTGAGTTTTTTGGGTAGTAGCCCAATTTTTTAGCTTCTTTTAGAATTTCCGATTTAGATACTTGTAGGTTAATATATCTTGCTTTTAATTCTTTTTGAATTTCTTTTAGTTTTTCGATGTGATTTTTTATTAATGTTAAGTTGTTATCCAATTTTTGATAATTAACAAATCCTCTCTCTCCAAATATGGGAGCTATTATAAAGTAGCTTAGTATTCCTGAGTAAAAAGACATTGCAATTTTTTTATAAATAGTCATATAGCTTGTAATTATATTCTTAATATACTATATTTACAAGTAGTTAAAATTGCTTTAGATTGTAGTTTTATTGAGTAGTTTTGGAGAGCAAGTTTGGCATGAAGGAAAGTGTTTTTTTTATCAAAGAAGGTCCCAAGGAAGTTAATTTTGATATTGAAAAGGTATTTTTAAGAAGTGAGTCTGTTGATATTGTTTCTATAGCCCCAGATAATCTTAAAACTTTTTTGGATGAAAAGCTGTTAAAACTCGATAACATCTTAAAAGAAAGGCACGGCGAGCTGATTAATTGTTTAAAGGGTGTTGAGCTTCGTGTTGAGAGAGTTGAAAAAGAAATGCTTGATAATAGTCTTAAGTTTGTTCAAAGGGATTTTATTTCTTATGATTCGAAGGATTTTGAAAAAAAATCATCCGAGACGGATGATTCATTTTCAAAAAAAGAAGATAATTTGCCTAATATTTCTATTGGTCAAGAAGAATTAGATGCGCTGCTTGAAGGTATCAATTATACCCCAAAAGAAAATGAAGAAGTTCAGCACGATGTTAAATTTAATAGAGATAAAGATTTGAATTTGACTAACAATTTACATGTGGCTGATAATTTTTCTAATAATATTCTTAAAAAAGAGGATATTAATGTTGACAGTGATAATGTGTCCATAGGAAATATGGAGTTAAATAATAATAACGATCACAGTAAAAAATTGGAAAGTTTTACTACAGAGCCAGATAAACTGTTAGATTCTGTTAATAAAAATTTGGATAATAGTTCTTCTTTGGAACATGAAGTGGGAGCAGAAGATCCCTATTCTATTGCTAATTGCGATAACTCTCGAAAATTGGAGAGCTTTGTAGATAATAATAAACAACGTTTGGATTTAATTAATGAGAATGAAAACATTGAGCATGAGAATGGTGATAATTGTGCGATTCTTAAAAGCTTTGGTGAACGTTTTGAGTCAAAAGAATTTGATGATTTTGAAAATATTTTAAAAGAGGATCTGGATTCTACGGTTGCCGAAGGCTCTTTTTCTAATGCTGGAGAGAAAAATTTGCATGATAATTTGAGAGATAAATCAGATCAAGACCAAAGTAATGATGTTGCTAATTATGAAAAGCCCAGCTCTCAAAGCATAACTAAGGACCCTTTTCCTTCTAATTTTAATTTTAATGATGTTGAAAAGGTTGTAAGCAAATTTAATGCTGAAGAATCTTTAAGTAATGTTGTGCTAAATAGCGATGAAAAAGCCATATTAATAAATTTTATTGATAGGGTAGAAAGTGAACTTGAGTTAAATCCTAATAGAAATATTTTTAAAATTAAACAAGAGTATGAAGTTTTAAAAAAAGTTAAATTTTTACTTACTAAAGGTTGAAAATCCATTCGTTTAAGTTCTATTTTTTATAAAAA
The window above is part of the Borreliella burgdorferi B31 genome. Proteins encoded here:
- a CDS encoding ABC-F family ATP-binding cassette domain-containing protein produces the protein MITVSNLEVAFGERVLFKDVNIKFSPGNCYGIIGANGAGKSTFLKVLGGMIEASKGEISIPKNQRVAALEQDQFAYDGYKVIDTVIMGHKRLYSVQKEKDEIYSKLDFTDEDGIRAGELEAEFSELGGYEAESDAAVLLKGLGIDEAIHNNLMGDVEGALKVRVLLAQALFGDPDVLLLDEPTNNLDLQSIKWLEEFLINFENTVIVVSHDRHFLNQVCTHIVDIDYGKIQVYLGNYDFWYETSQILNKQLKDAKKRSEDKIAELKTFIQRFSSNASKSKQATSRKKLIEKIKVEDLKPSSRKFPYVNFKSERELGKNVLTIKNLIKEFEGNLILNKFSIIVEPQQKIVFLGNPMFATFLFDIITNEDRNYKGHYEWGSTVNFSYFNKDNGKYFDLDLNLVDWLRQYSKEQDETYIRGFLGRMLFSQDEALKKVNVLSGGEKVRCMLAKAMLSGANVLILDQPTNHLDLEAITSLNSGLKEFKGVVLFTSHDHQFIDTVANRIIEFTPNGIIDRYMTFSEYVDDAKIRDLRNNLYGNNAGFRL
- a CDS encoding PQQ-binding-like beta-propeller repeat protein, giving the protein MRGLLFIFVFSASFLRLYSDINLYFQKALTGKVAGNPIIDEKRDTITVLTKDRWLTTYTMSFEKKYSYRLNRMPYPFLLKDFDNGYYVITVRNEVQKIRRGKLVWKYKLDFSPLSSPAIGNVNILIPLANEKVVSIDLNSGKKMFEVDIGGRPATSPVVFDNGDFCIASENDEIFLFDSLGNKKWFFRLVAFPFLLMINTKKEVVVGHKSGHIVAYGRDFGEVISSIKLDFPINFLFEKFNGEYVAISNVGMFFDLNRNFKLKFKKKMNFEIEKAVLYNNRNLLISTKSNGILSFEEDFDISFSDAKLKGLSGLSANSGIIVLGGDDWVLSTYYYEYDRELDVSVWNHFGGNKYNQGRIDLKEKRFVDYDKNYLLLEEILNSNYSDAAYNKFLEILDFLAAEHGNFPAKYLNLYEKAFNVWLLSEKRFDRIASRGKLYRYFVYVNDKAAIKSFINLAIRERDINNIITIVKTITKFESYYGQDCIIYNYIQNIVLNYQGNLEIAYSVILNLRNIILNSTAELLKLCKHKYIKLLMFMRRQNFSENINKHINEIISSIQDISSPQD
- a CDS encoding P83/100 family protein is translated as MKKMLLIFSFFLIFLNGFPVSAREVDREKLKDFVNMDLEFVNYKGPYDSTNTYEQIVGIGEFLARPLTNSNSNSSYYGKYFINRFIDDQDKKASVDVFSIGSKSELDSILNLRRILTGYLIKSFDYDRSSAELIAKVITIYNAVYRGDLDYYKGFYIEAALKSLSKENAGLSRVYSQWAGKTQIFIPLKKDILSGNIESDIDIDSLVTDKVVAALLSENEAGVNFARDITDIQGETHKADQDKIDIELDNIHESDSNITETIENLRDQLEKATDEEHKKEIESQVDAKKKQKEELDKKAINLDKAQQKLDSAEDNLDVQRNTVREKIQEDINEINKEKNLPKPGDVSSPKVDKQLQIKESLEDLQEQLKETGDENQKREIEKQIEIKKSDEKLLKSKDDKASKDGKALDLDRELNSKASSKEKSKAKEEEITKGKSQKSLGDLNNDENLMMPEDQKLPEVKKLDSKKEFKPVSEVEKLDKIFKSNNNVGELSPLDKSSYKDIDSKEETVNKDVNLQKTKPQVKDQVTSLNEDLTTMSIDSSSPVFLEVIDPITNLGTLQLIDLNTGVRLKESTQQGIQRYGIYEREKDLVVIKMDSGKAKLQILDKLENLKVVSESNFEINKNSSLYVDSKMILVAVRDKDSSNDWRLAKFSPKNLDEFILSENKIMPFTSFSVRKNFIYLQDEFKSLVILDVNTLKKVK
- a CDS encoding endonuclease III domain-containing protein produces the protein MFYNFFMINLDLIVDETLFRYPDVKPFLNYKNNYELLIMVILSARTTDNLVNKISPYLFERYENFESLSRANVRDVEKLIYKTGFYSRKAKNIVNCSIDILEKFNGVIPNNIFDLIKLPGVGRKTANVILGSVYNKPAIIVDTHFSRVITRHALSLESSPIKIELDLKRRIKPCKQYRFSMAINKHAREICTSRNVNCDNCFLEKFAPRVC
- a CDS encoding ABC transporter permease subunit, yielding MKTDTIIKKIYIVLFNIFIVLLIITPSLVNENSKIAIYKKDPNKVYLKSIKNVPMPPTKDNPLGIDKMGRDIMARLIIATRNSILLSLSYATISAIIGIFIGTIIGMFSFEICMLISKPIETLQTLPFFYVVSLVFYYFLKQKTYNMLQTATLLALIHGWIRFAFIARNNTLIIKNLDYIKASEAMGASKIRIILYHIFPEVFSSISSIIPLQMGRSLTTFEVVSFLQKQDKNLYPSLGELLNYMQMGNKYLWIWINPLLILIGINIILAIINFKLRKKMKHLISS
- a CDS encoding ABC transporter permease, producing MKIFIFKNTIYLLINLICASFFCVSLVNLFSNEQQYTPFVKTNVIKNYLQYIGVYKSIERYALIHDFNPKSKLEKDCFLKHIAGNSYIIYKTKNEGMLWGDHRYSLLSKGKPTTKIIFQKIFNTLKISIPGALLSYIAAIILIIIWKIYIKNNLINNILEYLMLLLHSMPRNLTVFLILSLIYYLNLNPKNLIMGGFAWFFSFFIFNSVIFKQSLDKTLSEFYIKAAKSRGINKLQIILKHALIPSITPLLTNMRPIITTAFFGASMIESMFEIDGIGALYLNALKFNDYAISKDLIFIGVFIMLIPNIITDILIYKINPYKDTLN
- a CDS encoding septum formation initiator family protein, which codes for MTIYKKIAMSFYSGILSYFIIAPIFGERGFVNYQKLDNNLTLIKNHIEKLKEIQKELKARYINLQVSKSEILKEAKKLGYYPKNSTVIKTNNNKDQYNQGQILTLQKPLSKNQNFYLISIAIGLIYYFLSSCIIQTKKITKINKLASNNSKD